The nucleotide sequence tttgttttctctttttaaattatgttgaaGATAATTTTAGAACACATACAATTCTTTTTAATCAAATTATGTTTAACAATGAAGTCTCATGTCAACTAtttattgtaatattttatataaaatagaaacattaaaattaacTTGAACTGATGAGCTAGCAAAAAGTTGTAAATTTCAGATTACTAAAATAAGCCTTTCAATATGAAATGCTACTCAATTTTTATCCTTCAGTATTTTTTACAATTAAGCCTTAGAATATCATGATTTTAGTTAGCTGATAAAGTACATATGCAATAAATATCCTCTTTGTACctattaaaattatgtttattactAGATGGATGCACTTAATTCAGGAAAAcatactgattaaaaaaaaaccctgataatAAGGGGTGATAGTGTGCTTGCCCTTGAatgagacctctctctctctgtctctctctctgtctctctctctgtctctctctgtctctctctctctctctctctctctctctctctctctctctctctctctctctatcgtCTCTATATTGCTTAGGGGATATCACAGAAGAGGGAGTAGAAAGAAATCAAGAGTTGGGGTGAGTAAATCatgtcttctgaacatgacatTGATGTTTAATACATGAACTATGGTTGTCTGTATTAAAATACACAAGACTAGGCTCGCCAACATTCCAGTGTATATTGGGTGAGACTCTGAGACTCCATTATTTCCTAAAGGAAAGAAATTGACTGTCATTTTCTTGGGTGGTGCAGCTATAAATAGCTTACCCAAAGTCTACTAAACAATCTGTTACCCAACTTTGAGCAAGTAATTCTGATTAAACTCAATGAATAACACATgacaaagaagaaagtagaagGGGGGATGTTTGAAAAGAAGGGTTTCAGGTAGAGAAGGAGGGTGATGAGGGAATCAAGAATGGAAGTGACAATAATTAAAGtgaattatataaatgtatgaaactgtcaaatacacaaaaacaaagataaattaaaaaatcttaatttcaAAAAACATAAGTACATGCCAATACTTTCAAATGTCAGAATGTTTATTTAAATAGAGAATTCCACAAGAATGTTTAAAGTCCTCTTTTGTACAcagtgtgctttctctctctcatgcatcATATGTCTCTTTAGATATAAAACTTCAATTCTATAGACACCAAGTTTGCTTGTATTTTGCAATAGGCTTGGATGTtagatttcaaatataaaatgctCTGAAGGAAACCATTCTCTGCTAATGCAAGTATTACATATGAGAATTTGATTATCACCAGAATTGAGGTAGTTAAGTACATGTTGAGCACACTCTTGTTTCTTGTACATTACGTAGGAAAACAGAATGGGCCCATATTCAAATCTGGTTGGAGGGGTTAATTTTACatgtaaattttaagaaaatatgctGAATAATTTTTGCCACGTTCTTTGTAGGGCATCTTTAACATCTTTGTTCCTCAGGCTATAGATCAGGGGATTCAGCAAAGGGATAATAAGAGTATAAAATATGGATGATATTTTGTCAGTATCAATGGAATGACTAGATTCAGGttgtacatacataaatatcaACGTCCCGTAGAACACTATCACCACTGTCAGGTGGGACCCACAGGTGGAAAAAGCTTTCCGTCTGCCCTCAGCAGAGTTCATCCTGAGAATGGCTATGAGAATAAGCAGGTAGGACATAAGAACAACCACAAGGGAAGAAATCAAATCAAAAGCTGCAAAGATCATAACTATCAGTTCAACTTCACGGGTATTTGAGCAAAGCAAAGATATCAAAGGGATACAGTCACAAAAGAAATGATTAATGACATTGTACCCACAgaaggataaagagaaaatatttatggtAACAACAAGGGACATAAATGTACAGTAAAGATAGGTAATTGTGACTAGGACCCAACATACTTTATGGGACATGATAACAGTGTAGAGCAGAGGCTTACATATGGCCACATACCGGTCATATGACATTGCAGACAAAATAAAAAGCTCACTGccaataaacagaaggaaaaaagctaGCTGTGTAGCACAAAGATAATAGGAGATTGCATTTTCATCTACAATGAAGTTTACCAACATTTTTGGTCCCACAGTTGTTGAATAAACAAAATCAGTAAAAGCCAAATGTTTAAGGAAGAAGTACATCGGTGTCTGCAGTTTGGCATCTACATTGGTGAGGATGATGATCCCCAAGTTGCCAATCACTGAGATCAGATAGATAATAAGGAATAAACCAAACAATGGGGCCTGGAGCGCAGGGTTATCTGTGATGCCCATTAGGATGAATTCAGTCACCACTGAGAGGTTGTGTTTCTCCATTCTTCTTATCATAAAAACTGCTATaatagaagcaataaaatattaaatgtctttCAGTATTGATTacctgaaaaatatttattgtttaagaTTGCAAGTAAGAAATATCTAACATTTCTAAGTTACTATTTGAAATAAGTACATTTGCTCATAGGAATATGcagataaagagacagaaaaaaataatttgtatttctcATTCATTgtgattttaatgaaaaatatgaCTTCAAGATACCGTTAGATAATTCCAATGTCAATATGAATGGTAACTGTTCTCTAAGGTTTTGTAGATGTTTAGTCTGTTAAACACCGTATGTATTTCTTAATCATCTCCAAATAATATCTATACCAATAATCCATATAAAATTTTACAAGCTTCTATAGTTATGTTCTtaataaatgatagatgatagatagcttACCCAagcatatatatgcaaatgtgcacacatatacagagcATAAATAAAGTTATGTAGATAtaggtaaataaaattaaaattaaattatgattaaatatttttaagacttcaattattaaatatatatctaaTGGATTTTCATTGCACTGTTTTTTCATATGCTTCAGTTTCATTTAGTAACAATAATTAACTCAATAACATCAATAATACAGATATTTTTTCTacaatattttttctatattatattttctATGATAAGGTAAAAAATATTGCGCACATCTGCCTGGAGCAATGTATTATAGGTAAAAACACAGACTACTGTTGTAGCATATTCAACGTAGGTTCCATCACTACAcagtttgtattttataaatatttatatttacatttacatttatGAAAcacataaataactttttatagTATAGTTGCCTATAGTTTATAGCAGGTGATACAACTGAAGAtgtaatatttctttaaaattagtCACTGTATCTGAAAGAGGTGTtttctacaaatatatatatatatatacccacatTGTCTTTTGCACTAAGGTATGTCAGTATAGAGAAAGTCCACACTATCCCAGGTGAAAGCCTTTGTTATATAAACACAGCAAGGATATACTTTTACAATATTATAGAAGTACCTTCCAAAATTGCAATGAGAAAGTCTTTAaatcttattttgttcttttattttgttttattatctagtaataataatatattaaaaaataaaatacatcactTGCATGGACCAGTAATCCTGTATGTTAAAGGAATGCATATATTCTTCACCCTAGTAATTTAAGATTTAATGGACtacaatatacttttaaaattattttctaattaatcAAATTTAATTCTTAAAACAACAGT is from Microtus pennsylvanicus isolate mMicPen1 chromosome 1, mMicPen1.hap1, whole genome shotgun sequence and encodes:
- the LOC142842658 gene encoding olfactory receptor 8K3-like produces the protein MEKHNLSVVTEFILMGITDNPALQAPLFGLFLIIYLISVIGNLGIIILTNVDAKLQTPMYFFLKHLAFTDFVYSTTVGPKMLVNFIVDENAISYYLCATQLAFFLLFIGSELFILSAMSYDRYVAICKPLLYTVIMSHKVCWVLVTITYLYCTFMSLVVTINIFSLSFCGYNVINHFFCDCIPLISLLCSNTREVELIVMIFAAFDLISSLVVVLMSYLLILIAILRMNSAEGRRKAFSTCGSHLTVVIVFYGTLIFMYVQPESSHSIDTDKISSIFYTLIIPLLNPLIYSLRNKDVKDALQRTWQKLFSIFS